The genomic stretch TGCACGAGTATGGGATTCAAGTGTCGGTTGTGGAAATGGCTGATCAAGTGATGACTCCGGTGGATTACGAGATTGCGACCGTGGTACATCAACATTTCAAATCGAAAGGCGTTGGTTTGCATTTGCAAGAAGCGGTGACAGCGTTCCGCCCCGTGGAGGACGGTATTGACGTGGTGTTGAAAAGCGGGTTGGTGTTGCAGGTTGATATGGTATTACTTTCTATCGGGGTACGTCCGGATGTGAAACTGGCACGTGAGGCTGGATTAGAGATTGGGGAGACAGGGGGAATCAAGGTGAACGAGTTTTTACAGACTTCCCATCCGGATATTTATGCCGTGGGTGATGCAATCGAGTTCCCGAATCCGGTGAGTGGTCATCCGTCTCTGGCGTTTTTAGCGGGACCGGCCAATAAACAGGGACGTATCTGTGCAGACAACGTGGTGAATGGTAATCATCAAAAATATAGAGGCTCTATTAGTACGGCCATTGCCAAGGTTTTCGACTTGACCGTGGGGGCAACCGGGGTGTCTGCAAAGATGTTGGATCGTTTGCAAATTCCTTATAAAGAGGCTATCGTGCATGGAGCATCTCATGCCGGGTATTATCCGGGTGCGATTATGATGGATATAAAGATTAATTTCTCGCCGGAAGATGGAAAGTTGCTGGGAGCACAAGCCGTGGGTATTGATGGGGTGGATAAACGATTGGAGATGATGTCAGCCGTAATTCGGAATGGTGGGACTATTTATGATCTGATGGAATTGGAACAAGCCTATGCGCCACCTTACTCGTCGGCGAAAGACCCGGTGAATATGGCCGGATTCGTGGCGGATAATATGCTGAGTGGAAAAGTGAAGATGATTAGTTGGCGAGAATTGAAAGATATGGACCGATCCAAAGTAATGTTGGTGGACGTACGTACGGCGGAGGAATTTGCCATGGGAAGTATCGAGGGAGCCGTGAATATTTCTTTGGATGGTTCACGGGGAGAATACCAAAAATTACCGAAAGATCGGACAATCGTGGTGTTCTGTGCAATCGGGTTGCGGGGGTATATTGCAGCCCGGGTATTGATGCAACACGGTTATGATGTGGTGAACCTGAATGGAGGGTATCGGACATATTCAACTGCGATGGCGGAACAATGTAACCCGATAAAATATTCGGAGCCGGAACCTAAAAAGCCGGTGGAACTAAAAGCTCCGGAGAAAGTAGTGGAGAAGAAATCCTTTGCGATAGATGCTTGTGGCTTACAATGTCCGGGACCCGTGATGAAGTTGAAAGGTGGGATGGAGCAATTGAAGGCTGGGGAACGTTTGGAGATTAAGGTGACCGACCAGGGATTTTCCCGGGATGTGGCATCGTGGGCAAAGATGACGGGAAACCGGTTGGTGGATGTGAAGGAAGAAAAAGGTATAATTACGGCTGTGTTGGAGAAAGGGGCAGGAGTTTGTCCCGTGGTGAAGGAAGGAGCGGGGAACAACAAGACGCTGATCGTGTTCAGCGATGATCTGGATAAGGCCTTGGCGTCGTTTGTTATTGCGAATGGGGCGGCATCGACGGGACGGAAGGTAACGATGTTTTTCACCTTCTGGGGGTTGAATGTGATCCGGAAAGAGCGTGCCGATGCAGTGAAGAAAGACACGATGGGCAAGATGTTCGGAATGATGATGCCTGCCGGAAGTCGTAAGTTGTCTTTGTCGAAGATGAATATGATGGGGATGGGAACCCGGATGATGCGAAAGGTGATGCGTAATAAGCAGATCGATTCGCTGGAGAGTTTGATTGAACAGGCCCGGAACAATGGGGTTGAGTTTATAGCCTGCCAGATGTCCATGGATGTGATGGGAATTGC from Butyricimonas virosa encodes the following:
- a CDS encoding DsrE/DsrF/DrsH-like family protein, producing MKYLIVGGVAGGASTAARLRRLDESAEIIMFERGNYISYANCGLPYYIGELIYEREKLFVQTPESFAARFNIEARVRSEVERVNPEKKTITVHNLDSGGLYEETYDKLILSPGAAPVRPPLEGIDSEGIFTLRNVNDTDRVKEYIEENDVKRALIVGAGFIGLEMAENLHEYGIQVSVVEMADQVMTPVDYEIATVVHQHFKSKGVGLHLQEAVTAFRPVEDGIDVVLKSGLVLQVDMVLLSIGVRPDVKLAREAGLEIGETGGIKVNEFLQTSHPDIYAVGDAIEFPNPVSGHPSLAFLAGPANKQGRICADNVVNGNHQKYRGSISTAIAKVFDLTVGATGVSAKMLDRLQIPYKEAIVHGASHAGYYPGAIMMDIKINFSPEDGKLLGAQAVGIDGVDKRLEMMSAVIRNGGTIYDLMELEQAYAPPYSSAKDPVNMAGFVADNMLSGKVKMISWRELKDMDRSKVMLVDVRTAEEFAMGSIEGAVNISLDGSRGEYQKLPKDRTIVVFCAIGLRGYIAARVLMQHGYDVVNLNGGYRTYSTAMAEQCNPIKYSEPEPKKPVELKAPEKVVEKKSFAIDACGLQCPGPVMKLKGGMEQLKAGERLEIKVTDQGFSRDVASWAKMTGNRLVDVKEEKGIITAVLEKGAGVCPVVKEGAGNNKTLIVFSDDLDKALASFVIANGAASTGRKVTMFFTFWGLNVIRKERADAVKKDTMGKMFGMMMPAGSRKLSLSKMNMMGMGTRMMRKVMRNKQIDSLESLIEQARNNGVEFIACQMSMDVMGIAKEELIDGVNVGGVATYLERAENANVNLFV